Proteins encoded together in one Eublepharis macularius isolate TG4126 chromosome 2, MPM_Emac_v1.0, whole genome shotgun sequence window:
- the LOC129324146 gene encoding L-lactate dehydrogenase A chain: protein MSLSEKLIENVHKEEHPHAHNKITVVGVGAVGMACAISILMKDLADELALVDVIEDKLKGEMLDLQHGSLFLRTPKIVSGKDYAVTAHSKLVIITAGARQQEGESRLNLVQRNVNIFKFIIPNVVKYSPDCKLLVVSNPVDILTYVAWKISGFPKHRVIGSGCNLDSARFRHLMGERLNIHPLSCHGWIVGEHGDSSVPVWSGVNVAGVSLKTLHPDMGTDGDKENWKEVHKQVVDSAYEVIKLKGYTSWAIGLSVADLAETLMKNLRRVHPVSTMVKGMHGVKDDVFLSVPCVLGYSGITDVVKMTLKSEEEDKLRKSADTLWGIQKELQF from the exons ATGTCTCTCAGTGAAAAGCTAATTGAAAATGTTCACAAAGAAGAGCATCCCCATGCCCACAACAAGATCACTGTGGTTGGAGTTGGTGCAGTTGGCATGGCTTGTGCCATAAGCATTTTGATGAAG GATTTAGCTGATGAACTTGCCCTTGTTGATGTCATTGAGGACAAGCTGAAGGGAGAGATGCTGGACCTTCAACATGGCAGCCTCTTCCTCAGGACACCAAAGATTGTCTCTGGCAAAG ACTATGCTGTAACTGCACACTCTAAACTGGTCATCATCACTGCTGGAGCTCGCCAGCAGGAAGGAGAATCTCGCCTGAACCTGGTCCAGCGCAATGTGAACATCTTTAAATTCATCATTCCTAATGTTGTCAAGTATAGCCCTGACTGCAAGCTGCTTGTTGTTTCCAATCCAG TGGACATTCTTACCTATGTGGCCTGGAAAATCAGTGGCTTTCCTAAGCACCGTGTGATTGGAAGTGGTTGCAATCTGGACTCTGCCCGTTTCCGCCACCTCATGGGTGAGAGGCTGAATATCCACCCTCTCAGCTGCCATGGCTGGATTGTGGGAGAGCACGGAGACTCTAGTG TGCCTGTCTGGAGTGGTGTGAATGTTGCTGGTGTCTCCCTGAAAACTTTACATCCTGACATGGGAACTGATGGAGACAAAGAAAACTGGAAAGAGGTGCACAAGCAAGTTGTAGACAG TGCCTATGAGGTTATCAAGCTGAAAGGATACACATCTTGGGCAATTGGCCTTTCTGTGGCAGATCTAGCTGAAACCCTCATGAAGAATTTAAGAAGAGTACACCCAGTCTCTACAATGGTGAAG GGCATGCATGGAGTTAAAGATGACGTCTTCCTAAGTGTTCCTTGCGTCCTGGGTTACTCAGGCATTACAGATGTGGTGAAAATGACTTTGAAGAGTGAGGAGGAAGATAAGCTGAGGAAGAGTGCAGATACACTCTGGGGAATTCAGAAGGAGCTTCAATTTTAA